One Thiocapsa bogorovii DNA segment encodes these proteins:
- a CDS encoding DUF294 nucleotidyltransferase-like domain-containing protein produces MPETDHPVSETSDLMAAGGTGQGLLRSLERREPLIVGPETSLRETLYHFSQDHLDAAVVCDPASGLPLGLIRLRDMLHVIGFEGGGLDDPVAVHMIGAPLTLTADAPAHRARVMMAKRGVEHLLLTEHDGRLFGLVSQADLLGLRAGGAEVLIAGIKAARDVEAMALAADRVRRRGAELFHSGMGVETLCYWMSGLNDLISMRVIELIEDEFDLPAVPWCWMAFGSEGRLEQTFSTDQDNGLLFVPPDPDSTEPVRRAFLPFAQAVNQALHFCGFERCRGNIMAGNPNWCLSADEWRRHFQSWLHVPEPEALLNAVIFFDFRPLYGSDEPVDRLRDWLSRTAPEQTRFFHCLAEQALGVAPPLGWAGQFAFDRNRDFPHTIDLKLQGARFFMDAGRLWALRHGIWATSTAERLRLAGAARQRDPEEVTAEIESFHLIQRFRIHQQLTTKDSEAVNRIDPDDLNELHRLMLKEAFKQAKKLQTRIKQEFAP; encoded by the coding sequence CAGTCAGGATCATCTGGACGCCGCCGTCGTCTGCGATCCCGCGAGCGGCCTGCCGCTCGGTCTGATCCGGCTGCGTGACATGCTGCATGTCATCGGCTTCGAGGGCGGCGGGCTCGACGACCCTGTCGCCGTCCACATGATCGGCGCACCACTCACACTCACCGCCGATGCACCCGCACATCGCGCACGGGTCATGATGGCCAAGCGCGGTGTCGAGCACCTGCTCCTCACCGAGCACGACGGACGCCTCTTCGGTCTGGTCAGCCAGGCCGACCTGCTCGGACTGCGGGCCGGCGGTGCGGAGGTTTTGATTGCGGGCATCAAGGCCGCTCGCGACGTCGAGGCCATGGCGCTGGCCGCAGATCGGGTGCGGCGGCGCGGCGCGGAGCTCTTCCATTCAGGCATGGGCGTGGAGACACTCTGCTACTGGATGTCCGGCCTCAACGACCTGATCTCGATGCGGGTCATCGAGCTGATCGAGGACGAGTTCGATCTCCCCGCCGTGCCCTGGTGCTGGATGGCCTTCGGCTCGGAAGGTCGATTGGAGCAGACCTTCTCGACCGATCAGGACAACGGCTTACTCTTCGTGCCGCCGGACCCGGACAGCACCGAGCCGGTCCGTCGGGCTTTCCTGCCCTTCGCCCAAGCCGTCAATCAAGCCCTGCATTTCTGCGGCTTCGAGCGCTGCCGCGGCAACATCATGGCCGGCAACCCCAACTGGTGCCTGAGTGCGGACGAGTGGCGCAGACACTTCCAGAGCTGGCTGCATGTACCCGAACCGGAGGCACTGCTCAATGCCGTCATTTTTTTTGACTTCCGCCCCCTCTACGGCAGCGACGAACCGGTCGACCGTCTGCGCGACTGGCTGAGCCGAACTGCACCCGAGCAGACCCGGTTCTTCCACTGTCTCGCGGAGCAGGCGCTCGGTGTCGCACCGCCGCTCGGCTGGGCCGGACAATTCGCGTTCGATCGCAACCGTGACTTCCCGCATACCATCGATCTCAAGCTCCAGGGCGCGCGCTTCTTCATGGACGCCGGCCGCCTTTGGGCACTTAGGCACGGCATCTGGGCGACCAGCACCGCCGAGCGTTTGCGCCTGGCCGGTGCGGCAAGACAGCGCGACCCGGAAGAGGTCACCGCCGAGATCGAGTCCTTCCACTTGATCCAGCGGTTCCGCATCCACCAGCAACTCACGACCAAGGACTCGGAGGCCGTCAACCGTATCGACCCCGACGACCTCAACGAGCTGCACCGATTGATGCTCAAAGAAGCGTTCAAGCAGGCCAAAAAGCTCCAGACGCGCATCAAACAGGAGTTCGCCCCGTAA
- a CDS encoding adenosylcobinamide-GDP ribazoletransferase translates to MDLRPLWLAGRLLTRLPFPEPREIEPGLAGLHAGLSVPWYPLIGALLGCLLALGGGALVPVDPGVAAALILILWVWSTGALHLDGLADSADAWVGGIASRERTLEIMKDPRSGPAAVTAIGLVLIAKWAALQALMAGGSVWLLILVPLLARAQLPLLMLTTPYARAHGMASEQVAQLPRRAAWAVTLIAGIVSVSLAGWSGFVLCVMTLLVFGLSRRTMMNRIAGFTGDTAGALVEITETAILLVVVILAAVFAP, encoded by the coding sequence GTGGACCTGCGTCCGCTTTGGCTTGCCGGACGTCTCCTAACGCGGCTGCCGTTTCCAGAGCCCCGTGAGATCGAACCCGGACTTGCGGGTCTGCATGCGGGTCTGTCGGTACCTTGGTATCCGCTCATCGGGGCGTTGCTGGGCTGTTTGCTGGCGCTTGGCGGGGGCGCGCTCGTGCCCGTGGATCCGGGCGTCGCGGCGGCCTTGATCCTGATCCTCTGGGTCTGGTCCACCGGTGCGCTGCATCTGGATGGTCTGGCCGACAGCGCGGACGCCTGGGTCGGCGGGATCGCGAGCCGCGAGCGGACCCTGGAGATCATGAAAGACCCGCGCAGCGGACCGGCCGCGGTGACCGCGATCGGGCTCGTCTTGATTGCGAAATGGGCCGCGCTCCAGGCCCTCATGGCCGGCGGTTCGGTTTGGCTCCTGATCCTGGTTCCGCTGTTGGCGCGTGCGCAGTTGCCGCTCCTGATGCTGACCACACCCTATGCCCGGGCCCATGGGATGGCCTCCGAGCAGGTGGCGCAGCTGCCGCGTCGCGCGGCTTGGGCGGTCACCCTGATTGCGGGGATCGTCAGCGTCTCGCTCGCCGGCTGGAGCGGGTTCGTGCTTTGCGTCATGACGCTTCTGGTCTTTGGTCTATCCCGCCGGACCATGATGAACCGTATCGCCGGGTTTACCGGAGATACCGCCGGTGCGCTCGTCGAGATCACCGAAACGGCGATCCTGCTCGTTGTTGTGATCCTCGCAGCAGTCTTTGCCCCGTAG
- a CDS encoding histidine phosphatase family protein: MQDRFVDLLRHGEAQGGARFRGGHDDPLSAEGWEQMTRATAENPDWTRIVCSPSLRCSAFAQRLAERCKLPVSSLSGLRERGFGAWEGLAAHQIPSEELTRFWDDPVGYAPPGGEPFDVFRERVMATWGQVCEEGEDFTLAVTHGGVIRVVLAEVLRMPPEASLLIEVPPASLSRLRIPESPGRPSLMRHGPP, from the coding sequence ATGCAGGATCGCTTCGTGGATCTGCTGCGCCATGGCGAGGCACAGGGTGGCGCGCGTTTTCGGGGCGGACATGACGATCCCCTGAGTGCAGAAGGCTGGGAGCAAATGACGCGCGCGACCGCCGAGAATCCGGATTGGACGCGGATTGTCTGCTCGCCGTCGCTGCGTTGCAGCGCGTTCGCACAGCGCCTTGCCGAGCGCTGCAAACTTCCCGTATCCAGCCTGTCCGGGCTGCGCGAGCGCGGATTCGGTGCCTGGGAAGGACTGGCCGCGCATCAGATCCCGTCCGAGGAGCTCACCCGGTTTTGGGATGATCCGGTCGGCTACGCGCCGCCCGGCGGGGAACCTTTCGACGTCTTTCGCGAGCGGGTCATGGCGACTTGGGGTCAGGTGTGCGAGGAGGGCGAGGACTTCACACTGGCCGTCACCCACGGCGGCGTGATTCGGGTCGTCCTCGCCGAGGTGCTGCGGATGCCGCCCGAGGCATCGCTCCTGATCGAAGTCCCCCCGGCTTCTCTGTCCCGACTGCGGATTCCGGAGTCTCCTGGGCGACCCAGTCTCATGCGCCACGGACCTCCCTGA
- the cobT gene encoding nicotinate-nucleotide--dimethylbenzimidazole phosphoribosyltransferase — MIEGLRWVSQPCLPIDAMAADAARRRQDQLTKPRGSLGRLEEIAIRLAGLQGTPTPSPDPVQILLFAADHGVAAEGVSAFPQAVTNQMVRNIAGGGAAISVLARALDARMEITDLGTVEDPGPIANVRSERIGPGSGNIVREPAMTDEQLAAAMNAGRAATERAVDSGARLLICGEMGIANTTAATALACALLELPATAIVGPGTGLDEPGVLHKSEVITRALVLHATSGRTTSELLARLSGFELAAMVGAFITAAQRGLPVLVDGFIVSASALAAVRLQPEVRDWLLFSHSSAEPGHRRILNALDADPLLDLGLRLGEASGAAVAVPLLRLACTLHQQMATFGEAGVSEA; from the coding sequence ATGATCGAAGGTCTGCGCTGGGTGAGCCAACCTTGCCTGCCGATCGATGCCATGGCCGCCGATGCGGCGCGGCGCCGGCAGGATCAGCTCACCAAACCACGCGGCTCTCTGGGACGTCTCGAAGAGATTGCGATCCGCCTCGCCGGATTGCAGGGCACCCCCACGCCGTCCCCCGATCCGGTGCAGATTTTGCTGTTCGCCGCCGATCACGGGGTGGCGGCCGAGGGGGTCTCGGCCTTCCCCCAGGCCGTGACCAACCAGATGGTTCGCAACATCGCCGGGGGCGGCGCCGCGATCTCGGTGCTCGCCCGTGCACTGGATGCGCGCATGGAGATCACGGATCTCGGGACGGTCGAGGATCCCGGGCCGATCGCGAACGTACGCTCCGAGCGCATCGGCCCGGGATCCGGAAACATCGTGCGCGAGCCGGCGATGACCGACGAGCAACTCGCCGCAGCCATGAATGCCGGTCGCGCCGCGACCGAGCGTGCGGTGGACAGCGGGGCGCGTTTGTTGATCTGCGGCGAGATGGGGATCGCCAACACCACCGCGGCCACGGCCTTGGCCTGTGCGCTGCTGGAGTTGCCGGCCACTGCGATCGTCGGGCCCGGCACTGGGCTCGATGAGCCCGGGGTTCTGCATAAGTCCGAGGTCATCACCAGGGCGCTTGTGCTGCACGCCACCTCGGGTCGAACGACGTCGGAGCTTCTGGCCCGTCTCTCCGGCTTCGAGCTTGCCGCCATGGTCGGTGCCTTCATCACGGCCGCACAGCGCGGACTCCCGGTGTTGGTCGACGGCTTCATCGTAAGTGCATCTGCGCTTGCGGCCGTGCGCCTGCAGCCGGAGGTTCGCGATTGGCTGTTGTTTTCACACAGCTCGGCAGAACCCGGGCATCGTCGCATCCTGAACGCGCTGGATGCCGACCCGCTGCTCGATCTGGGACTGCGACTCGGCGAAGCGAGCGGCGCGGCCGTCGCCGTGCCCCTGCTGCGGCTGGCCTGCACACTGCACCAGCAGATGGCGACCTTCGGCGAGGCCGGCGTGAGCGAGGCCTGA
- the cobU gene encoding bifunctional adenosylcobinamide kinase/adenosylcobinamide-phosphate guanylyltransferase, with amino-acid sequence MDDPHRPRSDAGGRCLILGGVRSGKSRLAERLAVESTLPVVYVATARAGDAEMTRRIAGHRDRRPPDWGLIEEPLLLAEVLAREGAPDRCILVDCLTLWLTNWLMETDESGLHDQIRALLDVVSRVPGRLIMVGNETNMGVVPLGALSRRFCDLAGVLHQDLAACCDRVVLTVAGLPLVLKGEPI; translated from the coding sequence CTGGATGATCCGCATCGCCCCCGCTCCGACGCGGGCGGACGCTGCCTGATCCTCGGCGGGGTGCGCTCGGGCAAGAGTCGGCTGGCCGAGCGTCTGGCGGTCGAAAGTACACTTCCGGTTGTCTATGTCGCGACCGCCCGGGCGGGGGACGCCGAAATGACCCGGCGGATTGCCGGGCATCGTGACCGTCGCCCGCCCGACTGGGGCCTCATCGAAGAACCGCTCTTGTTGGCCGAGGTGCTGGCGCGCGAAGGTGCGCCCGATCGCTGCATCCTGGTCGACTGTCTTACACTCTGGTTGACGAATTGGCTTATGGAAACGGATGAATCGGGTCTGCACGATCAGATCCGGGCATTGCTCGATGTGGTTTCGCGGGTGCCCGGACGCCTCATCATGGTCGGCAACGAGACGAATATGGGTGTGGTACCGCTCGGTGCGCTCTCGCGGCGGTTCTGCGACCTGGCCGGTGTGCTGCACCAAGATCTGGCGGCGTGCTGCGACCGTGTCGTGCTGACCGTGGCCGGTCTACCGCTCGTGCTGAAAGGAGAACCGATATGA
- the cobO gene encoding cob(I)yrinic acid a,c-diamide adenosyltransferase: MTDESLQERHRRRMQRQKELVDARIARADQDCGVLVVNTGNGKGKSSSAFGMVARAMGHGMKVAVVQFIKGSFATGEEAFFRRFPELEYHVMGEGFTWETQDAEADRRAAMAAWEKAAAFLADPAFGMVVMDELNIALKLRLVPLDVVLDALQNRPIHQHAVVTGRAAPAELIEIADTVTEMRPLKHAFDAGIMAQKGVEL, from the coding sequence ATGACCGACGAGAGCTTACAGGAGCGCCATCGCCGGCGCATGCAGCGCCAAAAGGAGCTCGTGGATGCCCGCATTGCGCGGGCGGACCAGGACTGCGGTGTCCTGGTCGTCAATACCGGCAACGGCAAGGGCAAGAGCTCCTCGGCTTTCGGGATGGTCGCTCGCGCGATGGGCCACGGCATGAAGGTTGCCGTGGTCCAGTTCATCAAGGGCAGCTTCGCGACGGGGGAGGAGGCTTTCTTCAGGCGCTTCCCCGAGCTGGAGTATCACGTCATGGGCGAGGGCTTCACCTGGGAGACTCAGGACGCGGAGGCCGACCGGCGTGCAGCCATGGCCGCCTGGGAGAAGGCGGCCGCTTTTCTCGCCGATCCCGCGTTCGGCATGGTGGTGATGGACGAGCTCAACATTGCGCTCAAGCTCCGCCTGGTTCCGCTCGATGTGGTTCTTGATGCCCTGCAGAATCGTCCCATCCATCAACATGCGGTCGTCACCGGACGTGCGGCTCCCGCGGAGTTGATCGAGATCGCCGACACGGTCACCGAGATGCGCCCGCTCAAACATGCCTTCGATGCCGGCATCATGGCGCAGAAAGGGGTCGAGCTCTGA
- the btuB gene encoding TonB-dependent vitamin B12 receptor gives MRIPVVAAALSLSFGLPLHADTQTVTLDPLVVTATRTPESEDQTLASVSVIDREEIERRQFRSVPDALRGLPGVSISGSGGAGQPSSLFLRGTNAGHVLVLIDGVKVGSATLGTAPLQDLPIAQIERIEVVRGPRSSLYGSEAIGGVIQIFTRRGGGPLRPRFSVGAGSFDTASIAGGISGGGERGWFDVGANMEQTEGINACDGRAFPFAGCGVDEPDRDGYRNLGVSARAGYAFTDRAKVDFSLLTSDNRTDFDGSIFSGNLSRSEQQVFGVEGTLRPLDPWTLILSAGRSQDKYRAFYSDAFVSERFVDSFETERDNFGIQNDLALIPDQLFTLGLDYQVDRISGTVDYTDDSRSNTGVYGQYLGSIGANELAASLRYDDYQQFGGQTTGNVAWGYLFEQGIRVSASYGTAFKAPTFNDLYYPGFGNPDLSPEESASVELGLTGILPLGRWELSLYQTDIDDLIAFDAVTYAPANIASARIRGFEASGMLSIREWDLGASLTLLDPENRSNGPNQGNLLPRRPEQMVQLDLDRRFERWSAGLSLYVAGRTFDDLANNERLDGYTLLGLRAEYAFTPAVRIQGRLENALDEDYQTAYLFNQPGRAFYLTLRYEP, from the coding sequence ATGAGAATCCCAGTTGTGGCGGCGGCCTTGTCGCTGTCGTTCGGTCTGCCGCTTCATGCGGACACCCAGACCGTGACCCTTGATCCCCTCGTGGTGACGGCAACGCGCACGCCGGAGTCCGAAGATCAGACCCTGGCGTCGGTCAGCGTGATCGATCGCGAAGAGATCGAGCGTCGTCAGTTTCGCTCGGTTCCGGATGCGTTGCGCGGCCTGCCGGGCGTCTCCATTTCGGGCAGCGGCGGGGCCGGTCAGCCTTCGTCGCTCTTCCTGCGCGGGACCAATGCCGGCCATGTGCTCGTCCTGATCGATGGCGTGAAGGTGGGTTCGGCGACCCTCGGGACCGCACCGCTGCAGGATCTACCCATCGCTCAGATCGAGCGCATCGAGGTCGTGCGTGGCCCGCGCTCGAGCCTCTACGGCTCGGAGGCGATCGGCGGCGTGATCCAGATCTTCACCCGGCGCGGTGGCGGTCCCTTACGACCACGATTCAGCGTCGGCGCGGGGAGCTTCGACACGGCGAGTATCGCAGGCGGCATCTCCGGCGGCGGGGAGCGTGGCTGGTTCGACGTCGGCGCCAACATGGAGCAGACCGAAGGGATCAACGCCTGCGATGGCCGCGCCTTCCCCTTCGCCGGCTGCGGCGTGGACGAGCCGGATCGCGACGGTTACCGCAACCTGGGCGTGAGTGCACGCGCCGGCTATGCGTTCACCGACAGGGCCAAGGTCGATTTCAGTCTTCTCACCTCCGACAATCGCACCGATTTCGACGGCTCCATCTTCTCGGGCAACCTCTCACGCTCCGAGCAGCAAGTGTTCGGCGTGGAAGGCACCTTGCGTCCGCTCGATCCCTGGACCCTCATCCTCTCGGCCGGTCGGAGTCAGGACAAGTATCGGGCGTTTTATTCCGACGCCTTCGTGTCCGAGCGTTTCGTCGACAGCTTCGAGACCGAGCGCGACAACTTCGGCATCCAGAACGATCTCGCCTTGATCCCGGATCAACTCTTTACTTTGGGTCTGGACTACCAGGTCGATCGGATCTCGGGCACCGTGGACTACACTGACGACTCGCGAAGCAACACGGGTGTCTACGGCCAATATCTCGGCTCCATTGGGGCGAACGAGCTTGCCGCCAGCCTCAGATACGACGACTACCAGCAGTTCGGCGGACAGACGACCGGCAACGTCGCTTGGGGTTATCTGTTCGAGCAAGGGATTCGCGTCTCTGCATCCTACGGTACCGCCTTCAAGGCGCCGACCTTCAACGACCTCTACTATCCCGGCTTCGGCAACCCGGATTTGTCTCCCGAAGAGTCGGCCAGCGTCGAGCTGGGTTTGACCGGAATCCTCCCTCTCGGTCGCTGGGAACTGAGTCTCTACCAGACCGACATCGACGACCTGATCGCCTTCGATGCGGTCACCTATGCCCCGGCCAACATCGCCTCGGCCCGCATCCGCGGCTTCGAGGCGTCCGGCATGCTGAGTATTCGGGAGTGGGATCTCGGCGCGAGTCTCACCCTGCTGGATCCCGAAAACCGGTCGAACGGGCCGAATCAGGGTAACCTGCTGCCTAGGCGCCCCGAGCAGATGGTCCAGCTCGATCTGGACCGCCGGTTCGAGCGTTGGTCGGCGGGCCTGAGCCTCTATGTCGCCGGGCGAACATTCGACGACCTGGCCAACAACGAGCGATTGGATGGATATACCCTGTTGGGTCTGCGCGCCGAGTATGCCTTCACCCCGGCGGTACGCATCCAGGGGCGACTGGAGAATGCACTCGACGAGGATTACCAGACCGCTTATCTGTTCAACCAGCCCGGGAGGGCGTTTTACCTGACCTTGAGATATGAGCCGTAG
- a CDS encoding calcium/sodium antiporter, with the protein MALPILAVIVGLALLVWSADRFVDGAAATARHMGMPPLLIGMVVIGFGTSAPEMVVSAISASQGNPGLALGNAYGSNITNIALILGLTALISPIAVHSSILRKELPILAAVTAFAVLVMWDGELTRMDAWSFLIVFALLMGWSIREGLRQRSDTLAGEVVESLEAHPIPLPRALTWLAVGLVLLIVSSRILVWGAVEIAHGLGVSDLVIGLTIVAIGTSLPELASSLIAVRKGEHDLALGNVIGSNLFNTLAVVGIAGAIHPTTVPPEVVSRDMMVMGALTLSLFVIGYGFRGPGRINRLEGLLLLGCFVAYTSYLISTIF; encoded by the coding sequence ATGGCTCTGCCGATACTTGCCGTCATCGTTGGTTTGGCCCTGCTGGTCTGGAGCGCGGATCGCTTTGTCGACGGGGCTGCCGCGACCGCCCGACACATGGGCATGCCGCCGCTTTTGATCGGCATGGTCGTCATTGGTTTCGGTACCTCCGCGCCCGAGATGGTGGTCTCCGCCATCTCGGCGTCTCAGGGGAATCCGGGGCTGGCGTTGGGCAACGCCTACGGATCAAACATCACGAACATTGCCCTGATCTTGGGTCTGACGGCGTTGATCAGCCCGATCGCCGTGCATTCGAGTATCCTGCGCAAGGAGTTGCCGATCCTGGCGGCCGTGACCGCCTTCGCCGTGCTCGTGATGTGGGACGGGGAGCTCACGCGCATGGATGCCTGGTCCTTCTTGATTGTATTTGCGCTCCTGATGGGCTGGTCGATCCGAGAGGGTCTGCGTCAGCGCTCCGATACCCTGGCCGGCGAGGTGGTAGAGTCGCTCGAAGCGCATCCCATACCGCTGCCTCGCGCCCTGACCTGGTTGGCCGTCGGCCTGGTGCTCCTGATCGTCAGCTCGCGCATCCTCGTCTGGGGTGCGGTCGAGATCGCCCACGGCCTGGGTGTAAGCGACCTCGTCATCGGTCTGACCATTGTGGCGATCGGGACCTCGTTGCCCGAGCTGGCCTCCTCGCTCATCGCCGTGCGCAAGGGCGAGCACGACCTGGCCCTCGGGAACGTGATCGGCTCCAACCTCTTCAATACCCTTGCGGTCGTCGGGATCGCGGGCGCCATCCATCCGACGACGGTGCCACCTGAGGTGGTCTCGCGCGATATGATGGTCATGGGCGCCTTGACACTCTCCCTGTTCGTCATCGGCTACGGATTTCGTGGTCCGGGTCGGATCAATCGACTCGAGGGGCTGCTCCTCCTCGGCTGTTTTGTCGCCTACACCTCCTATCTGATCAGCACCATCTTCTGA
- a CDS encoding calcium/sodium antiporter has protein sequence MVLASFSVVFGLALLLWSADRFVEGSAVTARHLGMPPLLIGMVIVGFGTSAPEMVVSALAAMQGNPGLALGNAYGSNITNIALILGLTAIISPIAVHSSVLRKELPILAAVTVFAVFMLADGDLTRMDAWAFLGVFAALMAWTVREGLRHRSDALAGEMTQELDAAEMPLRRALLWLVIGLVFLIVSSRLLVWGAVEIAHALGVSDLIIGLTIVAVGTSLPELASSIIAARKGEHDIALGNIIGSNLFNTLAVVGIAGAIHPMVVPPEVISRDMMVMGLLTLSLFVIGYGFRGPGRINRIEGLLLLACYVGYTSYLISTLFKP, from the coding sequence ATGGTTCTAGCTTCATTCTCCGTCGTCTTCGGTCTGGCATTGCTGCTGTGGAGCGCCGATCGCTTCGTCGAAGGCTCCGCCGTGACCGCCCGACATCTGGGCATGCCGCCCTTGCTGATCGGCATGGTGATCGTCGGCTTCGGAACCTCGGCCCCTGAGATGGTCGTCTCCGCCTTGGCAGCCATGCAGGGCAACCCCGGGCTCGCGCTTGGGAATGCCTACGGTTCGAACATCACCAATATCGCGTTGATCCTGGGTCTCACCGCGATCATCAGCCCCATCGCGGTTCACTCAAGCGTGCTCCGCAAGGAGCTTCCGATCCTCGCGGCAGTCACGGTCTTTGCCGTCTTCATGCTCGCGGACGGCGACTTGACTCGAATGGACGCTTGGGCCTTCCTGGGCGTGTTTGCGGCACTGATGGCTTGGACCGTTCGCGAAGGTCTTCGACATCGCTCCGATGCCTTGGCCGGGGAGATGACGCAGGAGCTCGATGCGGCGGAGATGCCGTTGCGCCGCGCGCTGCTCTGGTTGGTGATTGGCCTCGTTTTTCTGATCGTCAGCTCGCGACTCTTGGTCTGGGGAGCGGTCGAGATCGCGCACGCGCTCGGTGTGAGCGACCTCATCATCGGTTTGACGATCGTCGCCGTGGGAACCTCGCTGCCCGAGCTCGCCTCCTCGATCATCGCCGCGCGCAAGGGCGAGCACGACATTGCCCTGGGCAACATCATCGGCTCGAATCTGTTCAACACGCTCGCCGTGGTGGGGATCGCGGGGGCGATCCATCCGATGGTCGTGCCCCCGGAGGTCATCTCGCGCGACATGATGGTGATGGGCCTGCTGACCCTGTCGTTGTTCGTGATCGGTTACGGGTTCCGCGGACCGGGTCGCATCAATCGCATCGAGGGACTGCTGCTCCTGGCCTGCTATGTCGGCTACACATCCTACCTGATCAGCACCCTATTCAAGCCGTAG
- a CDS encoding MarC family protein, protein MDPISAAILLAIIMDPLGNIPVFHALLGRYPRGKRLRIIGRELAIAYLVLAFFLASGDLALRYLGLKQPALGVAGGVVLFIIALRMVFPDHEAVERRELDEEPFIVPLAIPMIAGPSALAAVLLLVSREPDRFWTWLAALTAAWVVSAAILLASGLLMEKLGPRALRALVRLTGMLLIMMAVQMLMDGVTAYIADLRTG, encoded by the coding sequence ATGGATCCGATCTCCGCCGCCATCCTGCTCGCCATCATCATGGACCCGCTTGGGAACATCCCGGTGTTCCATGCGTTGCTCGGGCGCTATCCGCGCGGAAAACGTCTGCGCATCATCGGGCGCGAGCTGGCGATCGCCTACCTGGTGCTGGCGTTCTTCCTAGCGAGTGGCGACCTGGCGCTGAGGTATCTAGGGCTGAAGCAACCGGCGCTCGGTGTCGCAGGAGGCGTGGTGCTCTTCATCATCGCACTGCGGATGGTCTTCCCGGATCACGAAGCGGTCGAGCGTCGCGAGCTCGACGAGGAGCCATTCATCGTGCCGCTCGCGATACCCATGATCGCCGGCCCCTCTGCCCTCGCGGCCGTTCTGCTGCTGGTGAGCCGCGAGCCGGATCGTTTCTGGACCTGGCTCGCGGCATTGACCGCGGCCTGGGTCGTCAGCGCCGCCATCCTCTTGGCCTCGGGCCTCTTGATGGAGAAACTCGGCCCGCGAGCGCTTCGAGCCCTGGTCCGACTCACCGGGATGCTGCTGATCATGATGGCCGTGCAGATGCTGATGGACGGCGTGACGGCCTATATCGCCGACCTGCGGACCGGCTGA
- a CDS encoding L,D-transpeptidase: MEVLCLSPVALKRDPGIRHPAWRELFKPAILFVILTRYLSLDAISFMATLYPKHNPVTPCGWIKRGEDHEVRDNTRRRRLDATQGSGHRLAVRICAPRQLSASLPSSVAGRALCLCLSLLAVGCSPQLATKAENGAHMPNPLFNAAYSEDADVPFVMEPKKAIAHGSGRDLFQSESASRRTRAMADWVVSSRDNLNMPFAIIDKVNAKVYVFGADGQFYGAAPVLLGLAKGDHSLPGIGKMPMSLIPPSERTTPAGRFVTQMGRDPKGEQTLWLDYEDALSMHAVVKGTAKDRRAERLASPSPLDNRISFGCINVPAPFFHNVIATKFSDAAGIVYILPETKQFEKS; the protein is encoded by the coding sequence ATGGAGGTGCTCTGCCTCTCGCCTGTGGCCCTGAAGCGCGATCCGGGGATCAGGCATCCGGCATGGAGGGAACTCTTTAAACCGGCGATTTTATTTGTTATTTTAACCCGATACTTATCCCTTGATGCGATCTCGTTCATGGCTACTCTGTACCCGAAGCACAACCCGGTGACCCCCTGCGGCTGGATCAAGCGCGGCGAAGATCACGAGGTGCGCGACAACACCCGGCGGCGGAGGCTCGACGCCACCCAAGGTAGCGGGCACCGTTTGGCTGTTCGCATTTGCGCCCCGCGTCAACTCTCAGCATCCTTGCCTTCGAGCGTGGCCGGAAGGGCGTTATGCCTGTGCCTGAGTCTGCTGGCTGTCGGTTGCAGCCCGCAACTAGCAACCAAGGCGGAAAACGGCGCTCATATGCCTAACCCGTTATTCAATGCAGCGTATTCTGAAGACGCAGATGTCCCGTTCGTTATGGAGCCGAAAAAGGCCATCGCCCATGGTTCCGGGCGGGATCTCTTCCAGTCGGAGAGCGCATCGCGCAGGACCAGGGCGATGGCAGATTGGGTTGTCAGCTCAAGAGACAATCTCAACATGCCGTTCGCAATTATCGATAAGGTCAACGCCAAGGTCTATGTCTTTGGCGCGGACGGACAGTTCTATGGAGCAGCGCCGGTGCTGCTTGGGCTGGCGAAGGGTGACCACTCTCTCCCCGGAATCGGCAAAATGCCAATGTCGCTTATCCCCCCCTCGGAGCGTACGACACCGGCGGGTCGTTTCGTCACCCAAATGGGCCGCGATCCCAAGGGCGAGCAAACACTCTGGCTGGACTACGAAGACGCCCTCTCGATGCATGCGGTCGTCAAGGGCACAGCCAAAGATCGCCGGGCGGAGCGTCTGGCCAGTCCGTCGCCGCTTGATAACCGCATTTCGTTTGGCTGCATCAATGTTCCAGCGCCGTTCTTCCACAATGTGATCGCGACCAAGTTCTCCGATGCGGCAGGCATCGTTTATATCTTGCCGGAAACCAAGCAGTTCGAAAAATCATAA